The following are encoded in a window of Terriglobales bacterium genomic DNA:
- a CDS encoding Gfo/Idh/MocA family oxidoreductase: MSIDERIGRRSFMHALGAAGFSAMFPDTLAGYEAAAGEPVMQVAQSSPPPTPKHSIRFAVCGMSHDHIHGMTEAIRRGGGELVLAYGTEPDKVAVFRKRYPDVKWASSEDEIINDRSIQLVLSSKIANERAALGVRAMKRGKDFLSDKPGVTTMEDLALVRKSIAETKRIYAILYSERLEVRAAVKAGELVKEGAIGKVIQTINIAPHQVTQKGGDAGGGGGRPEWFWHPKQYGGILCDIGSHQLDQFLYYTGSTSADVAEAQVANVRHHDHPEFQDFGDMVLRGNRGFGYVRLDWFTPAGLGTWGDGRLFILGTDGYIELRKYTNVAVEGGHGNNLYIVDQKQARYMDCSQVELPFGPQFVSDVVNRTHTAQDQEQCLLAAELSIRAQMSAKHVTIQD; encoded by the coding sequence ATGTCTATTGACGAACGCATCGGCCGCCGCTCTTTCATGCACGCACTCGGAGCGGCAGGTTTTTCTGCCATGTTTCCTGACACCCTCGCTGGTTATGAAGCAGCCGCGGGAGAGCCCGTGATGCAAGTGGCGCAGTCTAGCCCTCCTCCTACGCCGAAGCACAGCATTCGTTTTGCTGTATGCGGGATGAGCCACGACCACATCCACGGCATGACTGAAGCGATTCGACGCGGCGGCGGAGAACTGGTGCTCGCTTATGGCACTGAGCCCGACAAGGTGGCGGTGTTCCGCAAACGCTATCCCGATGTGAAGTGGGCATCGTCGGAAGACGAGATCATCAACGACCGCTCGATCCAGCTTGTGCTGAGCTCCAAGATCGCCAATGAGCGAGCGGCGCTGGGCGTCCGTGCGATGAAGCGTGGCAAGGACTTCCTCAGCGATAAGCCAGGCGTAACTACGATGGAAGACCTCGCACTCGTGCGCAAGAGCATCGCCGAGACGAAGCGTATCTATGCCATTTTGTACAGCGAACGTCTGGAGGTGCGCGCGGCTGTGAAGGCCGGCGAGCTGGTGAAGGAGGGCGCCATCGGCAAGGTGATCCAGACGATCAACATCGCGCCGCACCAGGTGACGCAAAAAGGCGGCGATGCAGGTGGCGGCGGCGGCCGGCCTGAGTGGTTCTGGCATCCGAAGCAGTACGGCGGCATTTTGTGCGACATCGGATCGCATCAGTTGGACCAGTTCCTGTACTACACAGGTTCAACATCCGCCGATGTGGCCGAGGCGCAAGTTGCGAACGTGCGTCACCATGATCATCCCGAGTTCCAGGACTTCGGCGACATGGTGCTCCGCGGTAATCGCGGTTTCGGCTACGTGCGTCTAGACTGGTTCACGCCAGCTGGATTGGGGACGTGGGGTGATGGAAGGCTCTTCATTCTTGGCACTGACGGCTACATTGAACTGCGCAAGTACACCAATGTGGCAGTCGAGGGCGGCCACGGGAACAACCTCTATATCGTGGACCAGAAGCAGGCTCGCTATATGGATTGCAGCCAGGTGGAGCTGCCGTTTGGACCGCAGTTTGTCTCAGACGTTGTGAACCGTACGCATACAGCGCAGGATCAGGAACAATGCCTGCTTGCGGCAGAACTTTCCATTCGCGCGCAGATGTCGGCGAAGCACGTAACAATCCAGGATTAG
- a CDS encoding Gfo/Idh/MocA family oxidoreductase yields the protein MDKVAKTKLDRRSFLKSSIAVAAAAGFPAIVPASVFGENAPSNRINVGAIGVGRISRGHDLPGIWKYDHARIVAVCDLDAGRLQDGKKLVDDVYAKKAGKSYNGTRTFSDYKQVLADKDIDAVVISTPDHQHAILAVDAVRAGKDVYLQKPASLTIAEGRAMADEVKKSGRILQIGSQQRSWKQFRRACELVRNGRIGTLKHVEIGLPGDPAGGDPTPMPVPAGFQYDPWLGSTPVVPYTVDRAMPQKGYGRPGWLRCEQFGAGMITGWGAHHVDTAHWGMGTEYTGPIEVWGTAEFPTHGLWDVHGAFKTHAIYKNGVTMDISGEFPNGIKFYGSEGWIFVCRDEQASPTAAAGERAQVQPLVASNPKVLDSVIGPNEVHLYYSEDQHGNWLDCIRSRKQPIAPAEAGHRACSTCLIHHIAMKTGRHLHWDPEKEHFISDPDANSRLTRAQRAPYQMHV from the coding sequence ATGGACAAGGTTGCAAAGACCAAATTGGATCGACGTAGCTTTCTCAAAAGCAGTATTGCTGTCGCGGCTGCGGCAGGTTTTCCAGCCATCGTGCCGGCCTCAGTCTTCGGAGAGAACGCCCCCTCCAACCGCATTAATGTGGGAGCCATTGGCGTTGGCAGAATTTCGCGCGGCCATGATCTGCCGGGTATCTGGAAGTACGACCATGCCCGCATCGTTGCCGTGTGCGATCTCGACGCGGGCCGCCTGCAGGATGGCAAGAAGCTTGTCGACGATGTTTACGCGAAGAAGGCAGGCAAGTCCTATAACGGGACACGCACCTTCAGCGACTACAAGCAGGTGCTCGCAGACAAAGACATCGATGCCGTAGTGATCTCAACGCCGGATCATCAGCATGCGATTCTTGCCGTCGATGCCGTTCGTGCCGGCAAGGACGTGTATCTGCAGAAGCCTGCGTCGCTCACCATAGCGGAAGGCCGCGCGATGGCTGATGAGGTGAAGAAGTCTGGTCGTATTCTGCAGATCGGTTCGCAGCAGCGCTCGTGGAAACAGTTCCGCCGCGCATGCGAGCTCGTCCGTAACGGGCGCATCGGCACACTGAAGCATGTTGAAATTGGACTGCCCGGGGATCCGGCTGGTGGCGACCCCACTCCGATGCCTGTTCCCGCGGGGTTCCAATATGATCCGTGGCTTGGGTCCACACCGGTTGTGCCGTACACCGTCGATCGCGCGATGCCGCAGAAGGGATACGGGCGTCCTGGCTGGCTGCGATGCGAACAGTTCGGCGCAGGCATGATCACCGGCTGGGGCGCGCATCACGTGGACACCGCGCATTGGGGAATGGGCACGGAGTACACAGGTCCGATTGAAGTGTGGGGAACCGCCGAGTTTCCAACCCACGGACTTTGGGATGTTCACGGCGCATTCAAGACACATGCGATCTATAAGAACGGCGTCACCATGGACATCAGCGGCGAGTTTCCTAACGGCATAAAGTTCTATGGCTCTGAGGGCTGGATCTTTGTCTGCCGCGATGAGCAAGCCTCTCCTACAGCAGCAGCGGGCGAACGCGCACAGGTGCAGCCGCTCGTTGCCAGCAATCCCAAGGTGCTCGACAGCGTGATCGGACCAAATGAAGTTCACCTGTACTATAGCGAAGACCAACACGGGAATTGGCTCGACTGCATTCGCTCACGCAAGCAGCCAATCGCTCCGGCAGAGGCGGGCCACCGCGCCTGCTCCACCTGCCTGATTCATCACATTGCGATGAAGACTGGCCGGCATCTGCATTGGGACCCGGAGAAAGAGCACTTCATCAGCGATCCCGATGCCAACAGCCGCTTGACTCGGGCGCAGCGTGCGCCGTATCAGATGCACGTCTAG
- a CDS encoding LysR family transcriptional regulator translates to MDRFDAMQMFVRVIDKGSFSAVAKERGIGQPAVSKQVSALEDELGTELIHRTSRSIALTEAGRDFYESALHILDDFENATSRIGRGQTAPKGLIRVTVPPTFARLHMVSKLPAFFAAYPDMAVEMAASESPTTIIEDGFDLAIHSGDLPDSTLVARRFAQTTTILVATPQYLARYGAPESPEDLHRFRSVVFVERGSVQPWSFGSGQDAKRVVPTGVFRTSDIEQMRMGVLEHLGIAQAPAWLFYAELREGTVIRLLPAFERTVPILAVRPASRRLSTKVRIFIEHLEKTFALCSQFNPRPRDQ, encoded by the coding sequence GTGGACAGATTCGATGCAATGCAGATGTTCGTCCGAGTCATTGACAAGGGAAGCTTCTCCGCAGTCGCGAAGGAACGTGGCATTGGTCAACCGGCTGTCAGCAAACAGGTCTCCGCGCTGGAGGACGAGCTCGGCACCGAACTTATTCACCGCACCTCTCGTTCGATTGCACTCACTGAGGCGGGTCGCGACTTTTACGAGTCTGCGTTGCATATTCTCGACGACTTTGAAAACGCAACTTCCCGAATCGGGCGAGGCCAGACAGCACCGAAAGGCCTGATTCGTGTCACCGTTCCTCCCACGTTTGCCCGACTCCACATGGTGTCCAAGCTGCCTGCTTTTTTTGCTGCCTATCCCGATATGGCAGTTGAGATGGCGGCATCGGAGAGCCCGACCACGATCATCGAAGACGGCTTCGATTTGGCGATCCACTCAGGTGACCTTCCAGACTCCACTCTGGTTGCGCGAAGATTCGCGCAGACGACGACCATTCTCGTCGCTACTCCTCAATACCTCGCACGCTACGGCGCACCGGAGTCGCCGGAAGATCTCCACCGCTTTCGATCGGTCGTCTTTGTCGAGCGTGGCTCGGTACAGCCGTGGAGCTTCGGCTCCGGACAAGACGCGAAGCGCGTCGTCCCCACAGGAGTCTTTCGCACCAGCGATATTGAACAGATGCGAATGGGTGTCCTTGAACATCTGGGGATTGCCCAGGCGCCGGCATGGCTCTTCTACGCAGAACTCAGAGAAGGTACCGTCATCCGCCTTTTGCCTGCGTTTGAGCGAACCGTGCCAATCCTCGCCGTACGGCCTGCCAGCCGCCGGCTGTCCACCAAAGTTCGCATTTTTATCGAGCACCTGGAGAAGACTTTCGCGCTTTGTTCCCAGTTCAACCCGCGACCCAGAGATCAGTAA
- a CDS encoding 3-oxoacyl-ACP reductase family protein has protein sequence MSALSKKVALVTGGSRGIGAAIAKRLAADGASVAITYAKDANAASAVVKAIERDGGKAIAIQADAADAKAVKGAVEKAVATFGRLDVLVNNAGTAIPKTFEETTLEEMDRVIDINVRGVFVATQAALKHMNDGGRIIMIGSAVGERVLVPGLVPYSATKGAVKIFTQSLSREVGSRGITVNNVQPGPIDTDLNPAAGEWAVPQKAATSLNRYGSVDEIAAMVAFVAGPESSYITGANLTVDGGMNA, from the coding sequence ATGTCTGCATTAAGCAAAAAAGTAGCACTCGTTACCGGCGGTTCGCGCGGTATTGGCGCAGCGATCGCGAAACGTCTGGCCGCGGATGGAGCAAGCGTGGCCATCACCTACGCGAAGGACGCGAACGCAGCTTCCGCCGTGGTGAAAGCGATTGAACGCGATGGCGGAAAGGCTATCGCGATCCAGGCGGATGCTGCCGACGCCAAAGCAGTGAAAGGCGCAGTCGAAAAGGCCGTCGCGACTTTCGGCCGGCTTGATGTCTTAGTGAACAATGCCGGCACAGCCATTCCGAAAACGTTCGAGGAGACCACGCTGGAAGAGATGGATCGCGTGATCGACATCAACGTCCGCGGCGTATTCGTGGCAACGCAGGCGGCGCTGAAGCACATGAATGATGGTGGCCGCATCATCATGATCGGATCGGCAGTGGGTGAGCGTGTCCTGGTGCCCGGGCTTGTGCCTTATTCGGCCACCAAAGGAGCCGTGAAGATATTTACTCAGAGTTTGTCAAGGGAGGTCGGGAGCCGGGGCATCACGGTGAACAACGTGCAGCCGGGGCCGATCGATACCGATTTGAATCCTGCAGCGGGCGAATGGGCGGTACCGCAGAAGGCTGCCACATCACTCAACCGTTATGGGAGCGTGGATGAGATCGCTGCGATGGTGGCGTTTGTCGCTGGTCCGGAGTCCTCGTACATTACCGGTGCGAATCTTACGGTGGATGGTGGAATGAACGCCTAA
- a CDS encoding SDR family oxidoreductase, translating to MGKLQGKVAVITGGTTGIGLATAKLFVEEGAYVFITGRRRKELNEAVATIGANVTGIEGDVSKLKDLDRLYEKVKAKGRIDIVFANAGTGAFFPLGTVTEDFYNKIFNTNVKGTLFTVQKALPLLNDGGSIILNGSVASVKGTPGFWVYGASKAAIRNFVRAWAVELKDRRIRSNVLSPGPTDTPIIVGQPADAIARIVSSIPMGRMGEADEIAKAALFLASDDSSFVTGIELFVDGGRAQI from the coding sequence ATGGGAAAGTTGCAGGGAAAGGTGGCAGTCATTACCGGCGGCACTACGGGAATAGGGCTTGCTACGGCAAAACTGTTCGTCGAAGAGGGTGCTTATGTCTTCATCACTGGCCGTCGCCGGAAGGAATTGAACGAGGCTGTCGCGACGATCGGCGCCAACGTTACAGGTATTGAGGGAGACGTTTCCAAACTGAAAGACCTTGATCGTCTCTACGAAAAGGTCAAGGCAAAGGGACGAATCGATATCGTTTTCGCCAATGCCGGCACTGGCGCGTTTTTTCCCCTGGGCACGGTTACGGAAGACTTCTACAACAAAATATTCAACACTAACGTCAAAGGAACGCTTTTCACCGTGCAAAAGGCATTGCCGCTACTGAATGATGGCGGCTCAATCATCCTCAACGGCTCCGTCGCGAGTGTGAAGGGCACTCCCGGATTTTGGGTTTATGGCGCGAGCAAGGCCGCTATCCGCAACTTCGTCCGAGCATGGGCCGTGGAGCTGAAGGATCGCCGTATTCGTTCAAACGTCCTCAGCCCTGGTCCCACTGATACTCCAATTATTGTTGGGCAACCTGCGGACGCTATCGCAAGGATCGTTTCCAGCATCCCAATGGGGCGCATGGGCGAGGCAGATGAAATCGCTAAAGCTGCGCTGTTCCTGGCTTCCGATGACTCCAGTTTCGTAACAGGTATCGAACTATTCGTTGACGGTGGCAGAGCGCAGATCTGA
- a CDS encoding NmrA family NAD(P)-binding protein — protein sequence MNSPVVSNVRYVILGASGNTGSIIANSLLLKGEKVRVMGRDAGRLQRFVRQGAEAFTANMSDAAALTKALSGARAAYLMLPPVESREDQERESDAIAKAVKESGVRYAVNLSSYGAHVPEGTGPVAGLHSAEQKLNAIDGLNVLHLRAAYFMENNLAAIEMIHRMGMFGHALLPDLELPLIATQDVGDYAAQRLLNLDFAGKQTRELLGERDLSMTEITAVIARGIGKPDLRYVQLPYGQMEQALTQMGISPKSVALYIELFKAINTGVLAAQEPRSPENSTPTSFEKFVQDVFAPAYHGVAATA from the coding sequence ATGAATTCACCTGTTGTTTCGAATGTCAGGTATGTGATTTTGGGGGCGAGCGGGAACACCGGCTCGATCATCGCCAATTCCCTGCTGTTGAAGGGCGAGAAGGTGCGCGTCATGGGGCGCGACGCGGGGCGACTGCAGCGCTTTGTGCGCCAAGGCGCGGAAGCGTTCACGGCCAACATGAGCGATGCGGCTGCTCTCACCAAAGCTCTCAGCGGTGCGCGCGCGGCATACTTGATGTTGCCGCCGGTGGAATCCCGGGAGGACCAGGAGCGAGAGAGCGATGCGATCGCGAAAGCCGTGAAGGAGTCCGGCGTGCGCTACGCGGTGAACTTGAGCAGTTACGGCGCGCATGTTCCGGAAGGCACCGGGCCAGTCGCGGGGCTGCATTCTGCGGAGCAAAAACTGAACGCTATCGACGGCTTGAACGTTCTGCACCTGCGCGCCGCATACTTCATGGAGAATAATCTGGCGGCGATCGAGATGATTCATCGGATGGGAATGTTCGGGCATGCGCTGCTGCCCGACCTGGAGTTGCCCCTGATCGCGACGCAAGACGTTGGCGACTACGCTGCGCAACGCCTCCTGAACCTGGATTTTGCCGGCAAACAAACCCGCGAATTGCTTGGCGAGCGCGACCTATCGATGACGGAAATTACCGCGGTGATTGCGCGCGGCATTGGCAAACCGGATCTCCGTTACGTGCAGTTACCGTATGGCCAGATGGAACAAGCGCTGACGCAAATGGGTATTTCTCCGAAGAGCGTCGCCTTATACATCGAGCTGTTCAAGGCCATCAACACAGGAGTCCTCGCTGCGCAGGAGCCGCGTTCGCCGGAGAACAGCACACCGACTTCGTTTGAAAAATTTGTGCAGGATGTCTTTGCGCCTGCCTATCACGGGGTGGCTGCCACCGCTTAG
- a CDS encoding heme-binding protein encodes MTKVIKKHTISSELAQKMVDAAVAKAREIGVSENVAILDDGGNLKAFSRMDGAPILCIEMALNKAYTGLFGVSTQDFFNFIQGDPSLLAGIPTLARVAAWGGGFPIKVDGEIVGAIGLSGAPTVQNDVDCAKAALALVSDGRMARA; translated from the coding sequence ATGACTAAAGTGATCAAGAAACACACCATCTCTTCTGAACTGGCACAGAAAATGGTGGATGCAGCGGTGGCGAAAGCCAGAGAAATTGGCGTTAGCGAGAACGTAGCAATTCTCGACGACGGGGGAAATCTCAAGGCATTCAGCCGGATGGATGGGGCCCCGATCCTTTGCATCGAGATGGCGCTGAATAAGGCGTATACAGGTCTGTTCGGCGTGTCCACGCAGGACTTTTTCAACTTTATCCAAGGCGACCCCTCGCTTTTGGCCGGCATCCCCACGCTTGCGCGTGTGGCGGCGTGGGGAGGAGGGTTTCCCATAAAGGTGGACGGAGAAATTGTCGGGGCCATCGGGCTGAGCGGGGCGCCCACGGTGCAGAATGACGTCGATTGTGCGAAAGCAGCCTTGGCGCTCGTATCCGATGGACGGATGGCGCGCGCTTGA
- a CDS encoding SDR family oxidoreductase, whose product MTTLQNKTALVTGASRGIGRATAAALAKAGAHVLVHFGRSAQEAESLVSEIQTKGGRANAMSADLGTATGAALLAKQVRSVIGDRLDVLVLNAGISKAARIADYTVEDFDNLFATNVRSPFFLVQQLLPVLGEGSNIIVISSIGAHSVVGKPGLENPSILAYTSTKGALETLVKNWAAILGPRGIRVNAVAPGVIDTDMSNFTKTEAGRETTLGMQALKRIGKPEDIADVVAFLASDGARWITGASIPVDGGSKL is encoded by the coding sequence ATGACTACACTCCAAAACAAAACGGCGCTTGTGACGGGCGCATCAAGAGGAATTGGCCGCGCGACGGCGGCGGCGCTCGCCAAGGCCGGGGCACACGTCCTGGTTCACTTTGGCCGCTCCGCGCAGGAAGCGGAATCTCTCGTCTCCGAGATCCAAACGAAAGGCGGACGCGCAAATGCAATGTCAGCGGATCTGGGAACTGCGACCGGCGCTGCGCTGCTAGCCAAACAAGTGCGCTCAGTCATTGGCGATCGCTTGGATGTGCTTGTGCTCAACGCCGGAATCAGCAAGGCGGCGCGCATCGCGGATTACACGGTGGAGGATTTCGACAATCTCTTTGCCACAAACGTCCGAAGCCCGTTCTTCCTGGTGCAGCAACTCCTGCCAGTTCTTGGGGAAGGCTCAAACATCATTGTGATCTCTTCTATTGGCGCCCATTCCGTAGTTGGGAAGCCTGGTTTGGAGAATCCTTCGATCCTTGCTTACACGTCCACCAAAGGAGCCCTAGAGACTCTAGTCAAAAACTGGGCCGCGATTCTCGGGCCGCGCGGCATACGCGTAAATGCTGTGGCACCCGGAGTGATCGACACGGACATGTCGAATTTCACAAAGACAGAGGCGGGTCGCGAGACCACGCTGGGAATGCAAGCATTGAAGCGAATCGGCAAACCCGAAGATATCGCCGACGTTGTCGCTTTTTTGGCGTCTGACGGTGCGCGCTGGATTACAGGCGCGAGTATTCCAGTCGATGGCGGTTCTAAGCTGTGA
- a CDS encoding DUF427 domain-containing protein, whose protein sequence is MHTKASKGKEIRIPGPDHPITISPAEGKVRVTVAGRTVAESTRALRLEEKGYPPVYYLPRNDADMSLLVRTKHYSYCPYKGDCTYYSIPIGGTKSEYAVWTYEKPYDAVASIKEHLAFYPSRVDAIEVIS, encoded by the coding sequence ATGCATACCAAAGCGAGCAAAGGTAAGGAGATCAGAATTCCGGGGCCTGACCATCCCATCACGATTTCTCCGGCTGAAGGCAAGGTGCGTGTAACGGTCGCTGGAAGAACAGTTGCTGAATCGACGCGAGCACTTCGGCTGGAAGAGAAGGGATATCCACCTGTTTACTACTTGCCGCGCAACGATGCGGACATGTCGTTGCTCGTTCGGACCAAGCATTACAGCTATTGTCCGTACAAGGGCGATTGCACTTACTACAGCATTCCCATTGGCGGAACGAAATCGGAATACGCTGTTTGGACGTACGAAAAACCGTATGATGCAGTCGCCAGCATTAAAGAGCACCTGGCTTTTTATCCCTCACGGGTCGATGCAATCGAAGTGATCTCCTAA
- a CDS encoding transaldolase family protein, with translation MRAREDDIGSEEFSGYWETGKIIKNINTKEVCVMGNPSGTSEQATLAKRPHSKILVDGGDPQDTTRIRQLLGFVDGQTTNPSLIAKNPEVMQLVESGHKLTESEELAEYRKIVRAISPLVGDAGVSIEVFADLNTTADEMLKQGREMNSWIPNAYIKYPCITEGLKAAHRSVAEGIRVNITLCFSQQQAAAVYAATRGSRSPVYVSPFVGRLDDIGQNGVDVVRNIKLMFAQSDRHVLVLAASIRSLQHLLYSFHVGAELVTVPAKILEEWAKEGMPLPPENFAYKPIGAEIPYEELDLEQPWEHFKIEHELTRKGIQKFVSDYRSTLRKVS, from the coding sequence GTGAGAGCGCGCGAAGATGACATTGGTTCCGAAGAATTCTCTGGATACTGGGAAACCGGGAAGATCATCAAGAACATCAACACGAAGGAGGTATGCGTCATGGGTAATCCAAGCGGCACGAGTGAGCAAGCGACTCTGGCGAAGCGTCCACATTCCAAGATCCTGGTTGACGGCGGCGACCCACAGGATACGACACGAATCCGGCAGCTACTCGGTTTCGTGGACGGGCAAACCACAAATCCGTCGTTGATCGCAAAGAACCCGGAAGTCATGCAACTGGTTGAGTCCGGACACAAGCTCACCGAATCGGAAGAATTGGCGGAATACAGGAAAATCGTCCGGGCGATCTCTCCTCTGGTTGGCGATGCGGGCGTCTCTATCGAAGTGTTTGCTGACCTGAACACGACCGCGGATGAAATGCTAAAGCAAGGCCGGGAAATGAACTCGTGGATTCCGAATGCTTACATAAAGTACCCCTGCATCACTGAAGGATTGAAGGCGGCTCATCGTTCGGTAGCCGAAGGCATAAGAGTCAACATTACGCTTTGCTTTTCCCAACAGCAGGCGGCTGCGGTTTACGCGGCGACCAGAGGTTCGCGGTCACCAGTTTACGTGTCACCATTTGTCGGACGGCTAGACGATATCGGTCAAAATGGAGTTGACGTGGTCAGAAATATCAAACTCATGTTCGCTCAGAGCGACCGGCACGTGCTCGTATTAGCCGCCAGCATCCGCAGCCTTCAACATCTGCTTTATTCGTTTCACGTCGGCGCGGAGCTTGTAACGGTGCCTGCCAAGATTCTGGAAGAGTGGGCTAAAGAAGGAATGCCACTGCCGCCAGAGAACTTTGCGTACAAGCCCATCGGCGCGGAAATCCCCTACGAGGAGCTGGACCTGGAGCAGCCGTGGGAGCACTTTAAGATCGAGCATGAGCTAACCAGAAAAGGCATTCAGAAGTTTGTGTCGGATTACCGATCAACACTCCGCAAGGTGTCTTGA
- a CDS encoding dihydrofolate reductase family protein, whose amino-acid sequence MQHVRTLFDSATPGEPLLPAGLRELYDGNLNFPDTPTNRPYVIGNFVSTIDGIVSYRIPRQSGGGTISGSDDADRFIMGLLRSSVDAVVVGSRTVHEVSAKHLWIAEFIYPDAKEMYIDWRVNVLRKSRHPLAVVVTGTGKLELHRAVFRTPDVPVLIVTTEEGQRKLERSGATNLQSVQVMTLAAEHGSVSPAAILQLLHSKFGIRTVLHEGGPNLFGKFVSAALVDELFLTISPQIAGRVQQTIRPGLVEGIEFLPEAAPWLSLLSAKQKADHLYLRYRARESARR is encoded by the coding sequence ATGCAGCATGTACGAACTCTCTTTGACTCCGCCACTCCAGGCGAACCACTGCTGCCTGCGGGCCTTCGAGAACTTTACGACGGTAATCTAAATTTTCCGGATACTCCTACCAATCGGCCGTACGTCATAGGCAACTTCGTCTCGACCATCGATGGCATCGTCAGCTATCGAATCCCCCGCCAGTCCGGCGGTGGAACGATTAGCGGTTCGGATGATGCTGACCGTTTCATTATGGGATTACTCCGATCCTCTGTAGATGCGGTCGTCGTTGGTTCGCGGACGGTCCATGAAGTCAGCGCCAAACATCTTTGGATCGCGGAATTCATTTATCCAGACGCGAAAGAGATGTACATCGATTGGCGAGTAAATGTGCTGCGCAAGTCGAGGCATCCACTTGCTGTTGTCGTTACTGGAACGGGAAAGCTCGAGTTGCACAGGGCGGTTTTCCGAACGCCGGACGTACCCGTATTGATCGTTACAACTGAGGAGGGTCAGCGCAAACTCGAAAGATCTGGTGCAACGAACTTGCAATCGGTTCAAGTGATGACGCTCGCAGCGGAACATGGCAGCGTCAGTCCCGCCGCCATTTTGCAGCTGCTGCATTCGAAGTTTGGAATACGAACTGTGCTTCACGAAGGAGGACCGAATCTCTTTGGCAAGTTCGTGAGCGCCGCGCTTGTCGACGAGCTCTTTCTAACGATCTCTCCGCAGATAGCCGGTCGTGTGCAACAAACGATTCGTCCCGGACTCGTAGAGGGTATTGAGTTTTTGCCTGAGGCTGCGCCATGGCTTAGTCTTCTCAGCGCAAAGCAGAAAGCTGATCACCTCTATCTCCGTTATCGTGCGCGTGAGAGCGCGCGAAGATGA
- a CDS encoding DUF2975 domain-containing protein, protein MSRPASSSAALPIAYAVLRILVVMNWMFGAAILALLVVMLNAHWIMATFKLSPSLDADRLIMGMRAVAVLGLVGIPLNYVVLKRLVAIVETVRAGDPFVAANASRLQEIAGALLALQLLSLTIGAIAKAVSTPAHPLHLDAGFSISGWLAVVLTFVLARVFAEGTLMRDDLQGTV, encoded by the coding sequence ATGTCAAGGCCAGCCTCGTCATCCGCCGCATTGCCCATCGCGTACGCGGTGCTGCGGATCCTCGTCGTCATGAACTGGATGTTCGGCGCCGCGATCCTCGCTCTGCTTGTGGTCATGCTCAACGCCCACTGGATCATGGCCACTTTCAAACTTTCTCCTTCGCTCGACGCAGACCGGCTGATCATGGGCATGCGCGCGGTCGCCGTGCTCGGCCTCGTCGGGATCCCGCTGAACTATGTCGTGCTGAAGCGGCTGGTCGCGATCGTCGAGACGGTTCGCGCGGGCGACCCATTCGTCGCCGCCAACGCGTCTCGTTTGCAGGAGATCGCCGGGGCGCTGCTCGCGCTCCAGCTTCTCAGCCTCACCATCGGTGCGATCGCCAAGGCCGTTTCGACTCCGGCGCATCCTCTCCATCTCGATGCCGGCTTTTCGATCAGCGGCTGGCTCGCCGTCGTCCTAACGTTCGTGCTGGCCCGAGTGTTCGCGGAAGGCACGCTCATGCGCGACGACCTCCAAGGAACGGTGTGA
- a CDS encoding helix-turn-helix transcriptional regulator, with amino-acid sequence MAIAVKLDDLLHDRRMTLTELADRVGMTLANLSILKTGKARAIRFSTLDAICAALSCQPGDILRFEPEQAERERAAASKRSARR; translated from the coding sequence GTGGCGATCGCCGTCAAGCTCGACGACCTACTCCACGATCGGCGGATGACGCTGACCGAGCTTGCGGACCGGGTCGGAATGACGCTGGCCAACCTCTCGATCCTCAAGACCGGCAAGGCGCGCGCGATCCGCTTCTCGACGCTCGATGCGATCTGCGCCGCACTCTCGTGCCAGCCTGGCGACATTCTCCGCTTTGAGCCGGAGCAAGCAGAACGCGAGCGGGCAGCGGCAAGCAAACGAAGCGCACGCCGTTGA